TCCTAAGCATCAACAGTCATCGAAGTTCTTTGGATCTCTCACAATCTCATAAGATTGAACATAGagtacaaatttatttattcaatgaaGTACTgaacataaaaattcaaacaggAATTATCAATCAATTTACTCACATTGTAATAGTCGAGATAGACTCtaccattttattttcatttggatGCTGCAGTAATTTGACGTCACCATGCGATGATAAatgattttccttttctttaattttattcattccatAAACATTGCATATGAAAAGTACTATACTATCATATGCATAAGTGACCAATGGTATTCGATACGCTGTCTGCCATGTACTCAAGATTCTTGAATTTCCTCTTCTGTTACATGGTGTGAGCGTCGTGCAGATTATTAGTCGCGTAAAACCAACGAATGAGAGATTCGCTATTATCTTTTACCCAATTGTCGTGATTTTGCGTACTCTATGAAACAAGCCACCGTCCGACGCGTAGGTGAGTGCTTTCGGATCTACGCGCATGGGGTTCAGGGTTTTGTCACATGGGaagatttcgaaattcgagaGGATTTTGATGAGGCCAATCTTTGCTTGCATTAGTCCAAATCTAAGACCTGTAAGTAAATGGAGTTCATCTCGCGttagaaagaaataattgcataaAGACGGAAATTGATAATCAGCTCAACGGTTTGAATCCAACTCTCACCAATGCAGTTACGAGGACCTTCGCCGAATGGCAAATAAGTGAAGGCGGGTcgcttcttcttattttcttcactAAATCTCTCCGGATCGTACTTGACAGGATCAGGATAATATTCCGGATCGTAGTGAAGCCCTAGTAACGGAGTGTAGACGGGAGTGCCTTTTTTGATTAAGAGGCCAGTTTTTGGAATTGTATAATCGCAAATAGCCTCTCTGTCCAAAAACGGTACCGAAGGATATTTTCGAAGAGTTTCCCAAGCAACCTTGGCCAAGTACGGAAGGTTCTGCACCTGTTGGCACAATAAAGAATTGCAAAAATGATTAAGACATTATCAGAGATTAAAAGAAGAATGCATTTTTCCTGAGTATAGGCTAACCAGGTCATAGGAGATCTTTCCATCGTTTTCTTCCAAAGCTGTTAAGATCTCTTCCCGGAGTTTGGTTTGTAGCTCCGGTTGCAGGGACAGTTCGTGCAGTGTGAAAGACACCAGAGTCGATGAGGTTTCGAATCCTGCTGCAAAGAAGACTGCAGCCTGGGCGACCATGTTGTCGTCAGTGAATTCTATgccaatgaaaaaataacccGAGTTACAAATCTCATAGGCGTGCATCTGATGCTAATAGCTTTGATCTTccaaacttaatttttttctttacggaATACCGTACTGGTTGTTACGATCGTCCTTGAACTTGGTGAGAGACTACAACTTATGCAACGAATGTGGTTCTAAAAGGACAAACTATACGATTGACTGTATGTAGAGTTCTAATTGCCTGCCCGAGAAGGGTGAAAGCCTTGAAAAATAACATGAAAATGTACAAATATCGATGAACTTACGGAACAAGTCTTCGTCCGTTTGGTTATTCTTCAGCTCTATGAGAAGATCTATGAGATCGTTGCGCTTTAAGCCAGACTGCATGCGAGCCTTCAAGGTTTCCCAGAATACTTTCTTCATGAAATTGGAGCTTTCACCTTCGAAGAGCACGGAGCCGAAAAAATTCGTGATCCCAGGAATGAAGAATACGGCCATCAATTCAGCACCGCGTttccaagtgaaatcaaaCATCTTTCTCCCATATTTCCTAAACTCAGCGTCCGGGTTTGCCAACGAGTTTACCTGTAAACCGTAGACACAGCTGCCTATAACGTCGGTCGTGTACTTGGCGCAGATTTCCTTCAACTCGAGCACTCGACCCTCGCCTGcaagaacaataataattcagaATCTATTCTCCATGATTTTTGTAATGTTCTCCAACTTTGTAACCCTGTACCTTCCAAATTTAGGTTTTCGAAGTAGGCAGCCAATTCATCTCCAACGGCGTTGACCAATGGGAACATTGCCTTCATCTTTCCCGAAGAAAAGACGGATGTCAATTTGTAGCGCAGGTTCTTCCAGTCAGGGTTCTTGATGAGGAACAAGTTGTTATTCCCGACGAAGTCTTTGCTAGATGCAGTCCCATATCTGTTCGGGAGGTTCTGGAAATCCTTGAGTAGGACGCTCTTGATAACCTCCGGATCACGAAGCACCAGAGCTGGTTTGTCGAATATGTAAAAGCCCACGTAGGGCAAGCCCTGGCCTCGTTTATAGAGTTCCGCAAGGTACTCGAATACCGATAGCCGGAAGAGAAGGCATTGAccaaaatttccaacaaatggGACTGGCGTCACCTCCGTCACACCTTTGTTTTTCCAGTGGTTGAAGTTTCGTGTCATGTAAAAGTAAGCCGCCACAAGGGCGGTGACGAAGAGAATCGCGGCATTTAAGATCCAAGATGCCGTCAAGAagaccattttttaatttctggaACAGAATTATATTCGTCATCAGACTTTGAAACGTTAAAAATCATCAATAGTTATGATTAAAATGTCAGTGATGTGttgattttttctgattttttctaGTAGAAGAACTTTCGAATAGAATTCTAATACGatcatttgtaaattgaaaataaaatatgcggaagtagttttttttttctactgcaTGGATAAATACGAGTAAACCGTTTCTAAAAATAAcgtgataaattttctcattacgACCGTGTGTATTTCACAGATTTAATCGCTCAACGTGGTTTATCTTTATTACGGTGGGTAACTTTGCGTAGCAACAATTATCACCAATGAAGTTCGGAGTGATCAATGAGAGATTATGTTCATCATCGTGACTGctgtaaaattgaatgataAGAGATTCGGTTTTATCGAATAATTTCGGCGGCGTTACATAATTGAATTGCGCTGTTTACGTTGTCCGAAGGCTGCTTTGGATCCATCACTCACTACGCGCAAATGTAGATACTTAGGTAAATTACTCTCTCATGAGATTAGATATCAGCTCTAGCGTTTTATCACGAAACATTCAACTACAAACACTTCCAATTTGTAGTCAAAGATTAGATCGAGGGAGTAACTCGTccttgaaaacaaaataagaatcccaaaattatttcgattttaATAAAGAGAAACATACACGTATGCCATCCAGATTCCTTTGGCTGCCGtatttgatgaatttgaaaCAAGACTACTGTCTGATAACTCTagcaaatatttattatacaagtgTATGCATTTTTGCATAAACAAATCGAGCCAGACGATTTGGTAATTGTACCCAAGGGGTAACACCGCTCAAGAATTTTGGAATAACATCCAGTTATTCCAAATATCAACAATTAACTTCTtgttttttggccaaaaaacgattcattttttcaaaagtgtaCCATTTCGAccaaatttgattaaaaaacacCCTCTGTCATTCCATAAGCAATATTATAtagattatataattttttggtttttgttcCAGGCCTTATACTCTACGAGAAATCCGTCCTTCCAGCTCCAGTGAAGGAGGTTGCAAAAAAGGCGATTTCAAATATTGGCTCTGTCGCCACCATTTTACAtcaaaatgaagataaaatttttttttaatacattaaAATGTGTTAAAGAAACCCTCTAAAAAGAGATCATAATTCTTTTCCATACtctgaaaataaatcatcAAAGTTGGGTCTTCTCTTCGGCCGTTAGAGTGGTGTTGACccttaaattattgaaaaactgGACGAACAGAAAACCTTCGGTCTTATATACAACAGGTACGATCGGATGATCCCCAATATCTTAGTTCAGGTTACAAGATGCTCGAATAAGGGAAACTGGCGCAAATTTTCgcacaataaaattttctctatGCAATCATCTATTTGTGCTTattataaaaaagttttattattgATCCGGTTAGTAATACCTTTAATTGTGCAATTCCCAGAGTCCCACTTCCATACGCACTACTGTCACGGTGTATAACACAATGAAAAACTGATAACTGGTTGCTGTCGGCACGAGGAACGTGCCAGATCACAATGAGCATACGATCGACGTGCCTGACGAACTCAGAGTTGCCATTAATCTATGTTGTCCCCCTCCAGCAAAATTTGCTATCTGAACGTTTGCGAATTCTAGCACGTGATCATTATTACTGCGGCCAACAATTACTACTGGCAGTAGTCCAGTAGTTATATACATCTGCAACGAATAACGAACCCGGTAGTTGAACTTTAACAGTAATTGTAACGtgtgaaaaaagctgcaaaaaAGTGGATCGTCAAAGTTTTCGCAAGTTAtcgcaaagaaaaaacattttaccgCTTGTCTTCTTAGGATCGATTCACCTAAGAGTTtccaaaatattattattttacagtaCACACTCACCGGTTTGGTAAAATTCTAATCGTCAAGTTCAACTATTACTAAAAATAATCACTTTAGACCAAAGTCCTGAAAACGTTgcatttaacatttttttttaccaattctcAATGGCGAAAGAACATTTGGTTAAAAGggctgttgaaaaaatatttgcactcTTAGGGAATGGGCGACCTAGAAACTTCCAAGACAGCACATATATTTGTCGAGGGGCGCTGAAGGcttaaaagtataaataattgtaaaaactgATAGGTGAATCTTAGGCATTTCGTTCTTGAAAAATCGGCAATCCAACAACCACCTCCTTCCCCTTTATAAGGGAATGAAACTTGAATATCAAGCATGTTGCGAGTCACAGTGAACCTTGGACTTATATTCGTGCTAAAAT
The genomic region above belongs to Diprion similis isolate iyDipSimi1 chromosome 8, iyDipSimi1.1, whole genome shotgun sequence and contains:
- the LOC124408735 gene encoding cytochrome P450 6k1-like; this encodes MVFLTASWILNAAILFVTALVAAYFYMTRNFNHWKNKGVTEVTPVPFVGNFGQCLLFRLSVFEYLAELYKRGQGLPYVGFYIFDKPALVLRDPEVIKSVLLKDFQNLPNRYGTASSKDFVGNNNLFLIKNPDWKNLRYKLTSVFSSGKMKAMFPLVNAVGDELAAYFENLNLEGEGRVLELKEICAKYTTDVIGSCVYGLQVNSLANPDAEFRKYGRKMFDFTWKRGAELMAVFFIPGITNFFGSVLFEGESSNFMKKVFWETLKARMQSGLKRNDLIDLLIELKNNQTDEDLFQFTDDNMVAQAAVFFAAGFETSSTLVSFTLHELSLQPELQTKLREEILTALEENDGKISYDLVQNLPYLAKVAWETLRKYPSVPFLDREAICDYTIPKTGLLIKKGTPVYTPLLGLHYDPEYYPDPVKYDPERFSEENKKKRPAFTYLPFGEGPRNCIGLRFGLMQAKIGLIKILSNFEIFPCDKTLNPMRVDPKALTYASDGGLFHRVRKITTIG